The following are encoded in a window of Kogia breviceps isolate mKogBre1 chromosome 12, mKogBre1 haplotype 1, whole genome shotgun sequence genomic DNA:
- the LTBR gene encoding tumor necrosis factor receptor superfamily member 3 isoform X2, protein MGQAAKPVPLPDCNRQLPWLPGLPVSAPRRLLHSHFLSPALEPWRPGQARPLWPPGASRPSPVPASGLGRLLPPLPGTSRPPTFLPGLHPSARLADWPPCACRGPHPPAAWPGGLSYWASGVCWQHPSPSWCPRTARRTNPAGTRKRSTTRPSITSAAPVVPQVRGGGQRKSGTRRWVTGGSSPHRCLGRKVDTSSQEYPPADTASTHVSAECGLDQDTTCATCPENSYNEHWNHLSICQLCRPCDRMLGFVEITPCTSKHKTQCRCQPGLFCVFWGSECVHCESLPHCPPGTEAELKEEDRKAKSNCVPCKAGHFQNASSPSARCQPHTRCEDQGLVEAAPGTSRSDTSCRNPPEPSETPGTMLVLAVLLPLVSLLLLTTVLACTWKSHPSLCRKLGSLLKRHPEGEESNTAEGSWEPPRVNPQYPDLVEPLLPTSGDLTPASAAVPATPGLEEEALQQQSPLSQARELEAELPEQGQVAHGTSGIHVTGGSVTVTGNIYIYNGPVLGGARGPGDPPAAPEPPYPIPEEGAPSPPGLSTPYQEDGKAWHLAETETLGCHTL, encoded by the exons ATGGGTCAGGCAGCCAAGCCTGTTCCTCTTCCCGATTGCAACAGACAGCTGCCTTGGCTCCCAGGGCTCCCTGTCTCCGCCCCGCGCCGGCTACTCCACTCCCACTTCCTGAGCCCGGCGCTGGagccctggaggccaggccaggcccggCCTCTCTGGCCCCCGGGGGCAAGTCGGCCCAGTCCTGTCCCAGCCTCTGGGCTCGGGAGGCTGCTGCCACCACTGCCCGGGACGTCCAGGCCTCCCACCTTCCTCCCAGGCCTCCACCCGTCCGCTCGGCTGGCTGACTGGCCGCCATGCGCCTGCCGTGGGCCGCATCCCCCTGCGGCCTGGCCTGGGGGCCTCTCATATTGGGCCTCGGGGGTCTGCTGGCAGCATCCCAGCCCCAGCTG GTGCCCCCGTACCGCACGGAGAACCAATCCTGCCGGGACCAGGAAAAGGAGTACTACGAGGCCAAGCATCACGTCTGCTGCTCCCGTTGTCCCCCAGGTGAGAGGCGGGGGCCAGAGGAAGTCTGGGACGCGGAGGTGGGTCACGGGGGGCTCCAGCCCACATCGCTGCCTCGGACGGAAGGTGGACACCAGCTCCCAGGAATACCCGCCGGCAGACACAGCGA GCACCCACGTCTCGGCTGAGTGTGGCCTCGACCAGGACACCACCTGTGCCACGTGCCCCGAAAATTCCTACAACGAGCACTGGAACCATCTCTCCATCTGCCAGCTGTGCCGCCCCTGCGACCGGA TGCTGGGCTTCGTGGAGATCACGCCTTGCACCAGCAAGCACAAAACCCAGTGCCGCTGCCAGCCGGGGCTGTTCTGCGTCTTCTGGGGCTCTGAGTGTGTACACTGCGAGTCACTCCCCCACTGCCCGCCCGGCACTGAAGCCGAGCTCAAAG AGGAAGACAGGAAGGCTAAGAGCAACTGTGTTCCCTGTAAGGCAGGGCACTTCCAGAACGCCTCCTCCCCCAGCGCCCGCTGCCAGCCCCACACCAG GTGTGAGGACCAGGGCCTCGTAGAGGCAGCGCCAGGCACCTCCCGGTCTGACACCAGCTGCAGAAATCCGCCAGAGCCCTCCGAGACACCAG GAACCATGCTGGTGCTGGCCGTCTTGCTGCCGCTGGTATCCCTTCTGCTGCTCACCACTGTCCTTGCCTGCACCTGGAAGAGCCACCCCTCTCTCTGCAGAAAGCTGG GATCCCTGCTCAAGAGGCATCCAGAG GGAGAGGAATCAAATACTGCTGAAGGAAGCTGGGAGCCCCCGAGGGTCAACCCACAGTACCCTGACCTGGTAGAGCCACTTCTGCCCACCTCTGGAGACTTGACCCCAGCTTCGGCCGCGGTCCCGGCGACCCCAGGTTTGGAGGAAGAGGCGCTACAACAGCAGAGTCCTCTGAGCCAGGCCAGGGAGCTGGAGGCCGAGCTCCCAGAGCAAGGCCAGGTGGCCCACG GCACCAGTGGCATTCATGTCACCGGCGGGTCTGTGACTGTCACCGGTAACATCTACATCTACAACGGGCCAGTACTGGGGGGAGCACGGGGCCCCGGAGACCCCCCCGCTGCTCCGGAGCCTCCGTACCCCATCCCCGAAGAGGGTGCCCCTAGCCCGCCCGGGCTCTCCACACCCTACCAGGAGGATGGCAAAGCTTGGCACCTGGCCGAGACAGAGACACTGGGGTGCCACACCCTCTAA
- the LTBR gene encoding tumor necrosis factor receptor superfamily member 3 isoform X1, whose protein sequence is MGQAAKPVPLPDCNRQLPWLPGLPVSAPRRLLHSHFLSPALEPWRPGQARPLWPPGASRPSPVPASGLGRLLPPLPGTSRPPTFLPGLHPSARLADWPPCACRGPHPPAAWPGGLSYWASGVCWQHPSPSWCPRTARRTNPAGTRKRSTTRPSITSAAPVVPQVRGGGQRKSGTRRWVTGGSSPHRCLGRKVDTSSQEYPPADTASTHVSAECGLDQDTTCATCPENSYNEHWNHLSICQLCRPCDRMLGFVEITPCTSKHKTQCRCQPGLFCVFWGSECVHCESLPHCPPGTEAELKEEDRKAKSNCVPCKAGHFQNASSPSARCQPHTRCEDQGLVEAAPGTSRSDTSCRNPPEPSETPGSLLKRHPEGEESNTAEGSWEPPRVNPQYPDLVEPLLPTSGDLTPASAAVPATPGLEEEALQQQSPLSQARELEAELPEQGQVAHGTSGIHVTGGSVTVTGNIYIYNGPVLGGARGPGDPPAAPEPPYPIPEEGAPSPPGLSTPYQEDGKAWHLAETETLGCHTL, encoded by the exons ATGGGTCAGGCAGCCAAGCCTGTTCCTCTTCCCGATTGCAACAGACAGCTGCCTTGGCTCCCAGGGCTCCCTGTCTCCGCCCCGCGCCGGCTACTCCACTCCCACTTCCTGAGCCCGGCGCTGGagccctggaggccaggccaggcccggCCTCTCTGGCCCCCGGGGGCAAGTCGGCCCAGTCCTGTCCCAGCCTCTGGGCTCGGGAGGCTGCTGCCACCACTGCCCGGGACGTCCAGGCCTCCCACCTTCCTCCCAGGCCTCCACCCGTCCGCTCGGCTGGCTGACTGGCCGCCATGCGCCTGCCGTGGGCCGCATCCCCCTGCGGCCTGGCCTGGGGGCCTCTCATATTGGGCCTCGGGGGTCTGCTGGCAGCATCCCAGCCCCAGCTG GTGCCCCCGTACCGCACGGAGAACCAATCCTGCCGGGACCAGGAAAAGGAGTACTACGAGGCCAAGCATCACGTCTGCTGCTCCCGTTGTCCCCCAGGTGAGAGGCGGGGGCCAGAGGAAGTCTGGGACGCGGAGGTGGGTCACGGGGGGCTCCAGCCCACATCGCTGCCTCGGACGGAAGGTGGACACCAGCTCCCAGGAATACCCGCCGGCAGACACAGCGA GCACCCACGTCTCGGCTGAGTGTGGCCTCGACCAGGACACCACCTGTGCCACGTGCCCCGAAAATTCCTACAACGAGCACTGGAACCATCTCTCCATCTGCCAGCTGTGCCGCCCCTGCGACCGGA TGCTGGGCTTCGTGGAGATCACGCCTTGCACCAGCAAGCACAAAACCCAGTGCCGCTGCCAGCCGGGGCTGTTCTGCGTCTTCTGGGGCTCTGAGTGTGTACACTGCGAGTCACTCCCCCACTGCCCGCCCGGCACTGAAGCCGAGCTCAAAG AGGAAGACAGGAAGGCTAAGAGCAACTGTGTTCCCTGTAAGGCAGGGCACTTCCAGAACGCCTCCTCCCCCAGCGCCCGCTGCCAGCCCCACACCAG GTGTGAGGACCAGGGCCTCGTAGAGGCAGCGCCAGGCACCTCCCGGTCTGACACCAGCTGCAGAAATCCGCCAGAGCCCTCCGAGACACCAG GATCCCTGCTCAAGAGGCATCCAGAG GGAGAGGAATCAAATACTGCTGAAGGAAGCTGGGAGCCCCCGAGGGTCAACCCACAGTACCCTGACCTGGTAGAGCCACTTCTGCCCACCTCTGGAGACTTGACCCCAGCTTCGGCCGCGGTCCCGGCGACCCCAGGTTTGGAGGAAGAGGCGCTACAACAGCAGAGTCCTCTGAGCCAGGCCAGGGAGCTGGAGGCCGAGCTCCCAGAGCAAGGCCAGGTGGCCCACG GCACCAGTGGCATTCATGTCACCGGCGGGTCTGTGACTGTCACCGGTAACATCTACATCTACAACGGGCCAGTACTGGGGGGAGCACGGGGCCCCGGAGACCCCCCCGCTGCTCCGGAGCCTCCGTACCCCATCCCCGAAGAGGGTGCCCCTAGCCCGCCCGGGCTCTCCACACCCTACCAGGAGGATGGCAAAGCTTGGCACCTGGCCGAGACAGAGACACTGGGGTGCCACACCCTCTAA
- the LTBR gene encoding tumor necrosis factor receptor superfamily member 3 isoform X3, whose translation MRLPWAASPCGLAWGPLILGLGGLLAASQPQLVPPYRTENQSCRDQEKEYYEAKHHVCCSRCPPGTHVSAECGLDQDTTCATCPENSYNEHWNHLSICQLCRPCDRMLGFVEITPCTSKHKTQCRCQPGLFCVFWGSECVHCESLPHCPPGTEAELKEEDRKAKSNCVPCKAGHFQNASSPSARCQPHTRCEDQGLVEAAPGTSRSDTSCRNPPEPSETPGTMLVLAVLLPLVSLLLLTTVLACTWKSHPSLCRKLGSLLKRHPEGEESNTAEGSWEPPRVNPQYPDLVEPLLPTSGDLTPASAAVPATPGLEEEALQQQSPLSQARELEAELPEQGQVAHGTSGIHVTGGSVTVTGNIYIYNGPVLGGARGPGDPPAAPEPPYPIPEEGAPSPPGLSTPYQEDGKAWHLAETETLGCHTL comes from the exons ATGCGCCTGCCGTGGGCCGCATCCCCCTGCGGCCTGGCCTGGGGGCCTCTCATATTGGGCCTCGGGGGTCTGCTGGCAGCATCCCAGCCCCAGCTG GTGCCCCCGTACCGCACGGAGAACCAATCCTGCCGGGACCAGGAAAAGGAGTACTACGAGGCCAAGCATCACGTCTGCTGCTCCCGTTGTCCCCCAG GCACCCACGTCTCGGCTGAGTGTGGCCTCGACCAGGACACCACCTGTGCCACGTGCCCCGAAAATTCCTACAACGAGCACTGGAACCATCTCTCCATCTGCCAGCTGTGCCGCCCCTGCGACCGGA TGCTGGGCTTCGTGGAGATCACGCCTTGCACCAGCAAGCACAAAACCCAGTGCCGCTGCCAGCCGGGGCTGTTCTGCGTCTTCTGGGGCTCTGAGTGTGTACACTGCGAGTCACTCCCCCACTGCCCGCCCGGCACTGAAGCCGAGCTCAAAG AGGAAGACAGGAAGGCTAAGAGCAACTGTGTTCCCTGTAAGGCAGGGCACTTCCAGAACGCCTCCTCCCCCAGCGCCCGCTGCCAGCCCCACACCAG GTGTGAGGACCAGGGCCTCGTAGAGGCAGCGCCAGGCACCTCCCGGTCTGACACCAGCTGCAGAAATCCGCCAGAGCCCTCCGAGACACCAG GAACCATGCTGGTGCTGGCCGTCTTGCTGCCGCTGGTATCCCTTCTGCTGCTCACCACTGTCCTTGCCTGCACCTGGAAGAGCCACCCCTCTCTCTGCAGAAAGCTGG GATCCCTGCTCAAGAGGCATCCAGAG GGAGAGGAATCAAATACTGCTGAAGGAAGCTGGGAGCCCCCGAGGGTCAACCCACAGTACCCTGACCTGGTAGAGCCACTTCTGCCCACCTCTGGAGACTTGACCCCAGCTTCGGCCGCGGTCCCGGCGACCCCAGGTTTGGAGGAAGAGGCGCTACAACAGCAGAGTCCTCTGAGCCAGGCCAGGGAGCTGGAGGCCGAGCTCCCAGAGCAAGGCCAGGTGGCCCACG GCACCAGTGGCATTCATGTCACCGGCGGGTCTGTGACTGTCACCGGTAACATCTACATCTACAACGGGCCAGTACTGGGGGGAGCACGGGGCCCCGGAGACCCCCCCGCTGCTCCGGAGCCTCCGTACCCCATCCCCGAAGAGGGTGCCCCTAGCCCGCCCGGGCTCTCCACACCCTACCAGGAGGATGGCAAAGCTTGGCACCTGGCCGAGACAGAGACACTGGGGTGCCACACCCTCTAA
- the LTBR gene encoding tumor necrosis factor receptor superfamily member 3 isoform X4, with protein MRLPWAASPCGLAWGPLILGLGGLLAASQPQLVPPYRTENQSCRDQEKEYYEAKHHVCCSRCPPGTHVSAECGLDQDTTCATCPENSYNEHWNHLSICQLCRPCDRMLGFVEITPCTSKHKTQCRCQPGLFCVFWGSECVHCESLPHCPPGTEAELKEEDRKAKSNCVPCKAGHFQNASSPSARCQPHTRCEDQGLVEAAPGTSRSDTSCRNPPEPSETPGSLLKRHPEGEESNTAEGSWEPPRVNPQYPDLVEPLLPTSGDLTPASAAVPATPGLEEEALQQQSPLSQARELEAELPEQGQVAHGTSGIHVTGGSVTVTGNIYIYNGPVLGGARGPGDPPAAPEPPYPIPEEGAPSPPGLSTPYQEDGKAWHLAETETLGCHTL; from the exons ATGCGCCTGCCGTGGGCCGCATCCCCCTGCGGCCTGGCCTGGGGGCCTCTCATATTGGGCCTCGGGGGTCTGCTGGCAGCATCCCAGCCCCAGCTG GTGCCCCCGTACCGCACGGAGAACCAATCCTGCCGGGACCAGGAAAAGGAGTACTACGAGGCCAAGCATCACGTCTGCTGCTCCCGTTGTCCCCCAG GCACCCACGTCTCGGCTGAGTGTGGCCTCGACCAGGACACCACCTGTGCCACGTGCCCCGAAAATTCCTACAACGAGCACTGGAACCATCTCTCCATCTGCCAGCTGTGCCGCCCCTGCGACCGGA TGCTGGGCTTCGTGGAGATCACGCCTTGCACCAGCAAGCACAAAACCCAGTGCCGCTGCCAGCCGGGGCTGTTCTGCGTCTTCTGGGGCTCTGAGTGTGTACACTGCGAGTCACTCCCCCACTGCCCGCCCGGCACTGAAGCCGAGCTCAAAG AGGAAGACAGGAAGGCTAAGAGCAACTGTGTTCCCTGTAAGGCAGGGCACTTCCAGAACGCCTCCTCCCCCAGCGCCCGCTGCCAGCCCCACACCAG GTGTGAGGACCAGGGCCTCGTAGAGGCAGCGCCAGGCACCTCCCGGTCTGACACCAGCTGCAGAAATCCGCCAGAGCCCTCCGAGACACCAG GATCCCTGCTCAAGAGGCATCCAGAG GGAGAGGAATCAAATACTGCTGAAGGAAGCTGGGAGCCCCCGAGGGTCAACCCACAGTACCCTGACCTGGTAGAGCCACTTCTGCCCACCTCTGGAGACTTGACCCCAGCTTCGGCCGCGGTCCCGGCGACCCCAGGTTTGGAGGAAGAGGCGCTACAACAGCAGAGTCCTCTGAGCCAGGCCAGGGAGCTGGAGGCCGAGCTCCCAGAGCAAGGCCAGGTGGCCCACG GCACCAGTGGCATTCATGTCACCGGCGGGTCTGTGACTGTCACCGGTAACATCTACATCTACAACGGGCCAGTACTGGGGGGAGCACGGGGCCCCGGAGACCCCCCCGCTGCTCCGGAGCCTCCGTACCCCATCCCCGAAGAGGGTGCCCCTAGCCCGCCCGGGCTCTCCACACCCTACCAGGAGGATGGCAAAGCTTGGCACCTGGCCGAGACAGAGACACTGGGGTGCCACACCCTCTAA